A window of the Pseudomonas gozinkensis genome harbors these coding sequences:
- a CDS encoding alpha-1,4-glucan--maltose-1-phosphate maltosyltransferase gives MTAEKPSELSYNPHIPLSQALLLPRIVIEDTAPTLEGGQFAVKAIAGREIVVTSKVFADGHDKLAVRIRWREEGDETWQTEVMTDQGNNGWRGVFQPLRMGRYLFLIEAWIDQFASFQYELEKKHTAAVPVSLELQEGRTMVQQAAERSEGQLSEQLAGLHHELSGLLETEQVALFLHSRSAQLMAEADHRAYLSLSPEFPVDVERELAEFASWYELFPRSITDDPARHGTFNDVHSRLPMIQDMGFDVLYFTPIHPIGRSHRKGRNNSLTAGPDDPGSPYAIGSEEGGHEAIHSQLGTREDFRRLVSAAADHGLEIALDFAIQCSQDHPWLKQHPGWFNWRPDGTIKYAENPPKKYQDIVNVDFYAPEAIPSLWVELRDIVVGWVQEGVKIFRVDNPHTKPLPFWQWLIADVRTLYPEVIFLAEAFTTPAMMARLGKVGYTQSYTYFTWRNTKAELATYFSELNESPWRECYRPNFFVNTPDINPAFLHESGRPGFLIRAALATMGSGLWGMYSGFELCESAPVPGKEEYLDSEKYEIRVRDFNQPGNIIAEIAQLNRIRRQNPALHSHLGLKIYNAWNDNILYFGKRSADGSNFILVAVSLDPHNVQEANFELPLWEMGLPDDATTHGEDLMNGHRWDWHGKYQFMRIDPAYQPFGIWRITSS, from the coding sequence ATGACTGCTGAAAAACCCTCCGAACTGAGCTACAACCCGCACATACCGCTGTCGCAGGCCCTGCTGCTGCCGCGCATCGTCATTGAAGACACCGCACCGACCCTCGAAGGCGGACAGTTTGCGGTCAAGGCAATTGCCGGCCGGGAGATCGTAGTCACCAGCAAGGTGTTCGCCGACGGTCACGACAAACTGGCGGTACGCATCCGCTGGCGCGAAGAGGGCGATGAAACCTGGCAGACCGAAGTCATGACCGATCAGGGCAACAACGGCTGGCGCGGTGTGTTTCAGCCGCTGCGCATGGGCCGTTATCTGTTCCTGATCGAAGCGTGGATCGATCAGTTCGCCAGTTTTCAGTACGAACTGGAGAAAAAACACACCGCCGCCGTCCCGGTCAGTCTCGAGCTGCAAGAAGGGCGCACCATGGTGCAGCAGGCCGCCGAGCGCAGCGAAGGTCAGCTCAGCGAACAACTGGCCGGCTTGCATCACGAATTGTCCGGCCTGCTCGAAACCGAGCAGGTCGCGTTGTTTCTGCACTCGCGCAGTGCGCAACTGATGGCCGAGGCCGATCACCGCGCCTATCTGAGCCTCAGCCCGGAATTCCCGGTGGACGTCGAACGCGAACTGGCGGAATTCGCCAGTTGGTATGAACTGTTTCCCCGCTCGATCACCGACGATCCCGCCCGCCACGGCACTTTCAATGACGTGCACTCGCGCCTGCCGATGATTCAGGACATGGGCTTCGACGTGTTGTACTTCACGCCGATCCACCCGATTGGCCGCAGCCACCGCAAGGGCCGCAACAATTCCCTGACCGCCGGCCCGGACGATCCCGGCAGCCCGTATGCGATCGGCAGCGAGGAGGGCGGCCACGAAGCGATTCACTCGCAGCTCGGCACCCGCGAGGACTTCCGTCGGCTGGTGTCAGCCGCCGCTGACCATGGTCTGGAAATCGCCCTCGATTTCGCCATCCAGTGTTCCCAGGATCACCCTTGGCTCAAGCAGCATCCGGGCTGGTTCAACTGGCGGCCGGACGGCACGATCAAATACGCGGAGAACCCGCCGAAGAAATATCAGGACATCGTCAATGTCGATTTCTATGCGCCGGAAGCGATTCCGAGCCTGTGGGTCGAGTTGCGCGACATCGTGGTTGGCTGGGTGCAGGAGGGCGTGAAGATCTTTCGCGTCGACAACCCGCACACCAAGCCGCTGCCGTTCTGGCAATGGCTGATCGCCGATGTGCGCACGCTGTACCCGGAAGTGATCTTCCTTGCTGAAGCCTTCACTACGCCGGCGATGATGGCGCGGTTGGGCAAGGTCGGTTACACCCAGAGCTACACCTATTTCACCTGGCGCAACACCAAGGCCGAACTGGCGACCTACTTCAGCGAGCTCAATGAATCGCCGTGGCGCGAGTGCTACCGGCCGAATTTCTTCGTCAACACCCCGGACATCAACCCGGCTTTCCTGCATGAGTCGGGGCGTCCCGGTTTTCTCATCCGCGCGGCGCTGGCGACCATGGGTTCTGGCTTGTGGGGCATGTATTCGGGGTTCGAACTGTGCGAGTCGGCGCCGGTGCCGGGCAAGGAGGAATACCTCGATTCCGAGAAGTACGAGATCCGCGTCCGCGACTTCAACCAGCCCGGCAACATCATTGCCGAGATCGCCCAGCTCAACCGCATCCGCCGCCAGAACCCGGCGCTGCACAGCCATCTGGGCCTGAAGATCTACAACGCCTGGAACGACAACATTCTGTATTTCGGCAAGCGCAGCGCGGACGGCAGCAACTTCATTCTGGTGGCCGTCAGCCTCGATCCGCATAACGTGCAGGAGGCGAATTTCGAGTTGCCGTTGTGGGAAATGGGCCTGCCGGACGATGCCACTACCCATGGCGAAGACCTGATGAACGGCCATCGCTGGGACTGGCACGGCAAGTACCAGTTCATGCGGATCGACCCGGCATATCAGCCGTTCGGAATCTGGCGCATTACCTCTTCCTGA
- a CDS encoding DUF3203 family protein, with the protein MPLRIDESNPESKVCFFTVENGEEIRICDTLEVRTDSEKSMSFVEVEGRRIYVTEAEADALTVAGARDGRKHLKADESDSVI; encoded by the coding sequence ATGCCCCTTCGTATCGATGAAAGCAATCCGGAATCGAAAGTCTGTTTTTTCACCGTTGAAAATGGTGAAGAGATTCGGATCTGCGACACCCTGGAAGTCAGAACAGATAGCGAAAAATCCATGTCGTTCGTCGAAGTGGAGGGACGGCGCATCTACGTCACCGAAGCCGAAGCTGACGCATTGACCGTCGCAGGCGCCCGGGATGGACGTAAACACCTGAAGGCCGATGAGAGTGATTCGGTGATTTGA
- a CDS encoding MgtC/SapB family protein has product MNAWWHEVWETLQAEFADIGDASQLTRITVRLLMAAILGGILGFEREHKGKAAGVRTHMLVALGAALFVLVPQLSGSQADAMSRVVQGVIAGIGFLGAGTILKNHEGDEGHVKGLTTAAGLWMTAAIGVAAGLGREATALLSTLLALGIFNVMPRIVKIFEKDHDDPN; this is encoded by the coding sequence ATGAACGCCTGGTGGCATGAAGTGTGGGAAACCCTGCAAGCCGAATTCGCCGATATCGGCGATGCATCGCAACTGACGCGGATCACCGTGCGTCTGTTGATGGCGGCGATATTGGGCGGGATTCTCGGGTTCGAGCGTGAGCACAAAGGCAAGGCCGCCGGGGTGCGAACGCACATGCTGGTAGCTCTCGGCGCGGCGCTGTTTGTACTGGTGCCGCAATTGTCCGGGTCCCAGGCCGATGCCATGAGCCGGGTGGTGCAGGGGGTGATTGCCGGGATCGGTTTTCTCGGTGCCGGGACCATCCTGAAAAATCATGAAGGCGACGAAGGCCATGTCAAAGGCCTGACTACCGCCGCCGGCCTGTGGATGACTGCCGCCATCGGCGTCGCGGCCGGGTTGGGCCGCGAGGCGACGGCGCTGCTCAGTACGTTGTTGGCGTTGGGGATTTTCAACGTGATGCCAAGGATCGTGAAAATCTTTGAAAAAGATCACGACGACCCTAATTGA